The Eremothecium cymbalariae DBVPG#7215 chromosome 1, complete sequence DNA segment ACATCAAAGTTGACAACCGTGATCCCTTCGCCCCAACCAACACATCAGCAAACAGCGGCCTGATGATGACCACCTATCTGGGCACCGAGTGGTGCCACATGAGCATCATCAACCGCGACATTGGAGTCCAAGAATTGCTGGAAAGCATCGGTCTACAGTACTACAAGGAAAGAGGACTGAGCCTTATAAAAATTCTAGGTGTAGACCTCTGCTGGCGTATGCACCAACTCAGCGATGGCCAGAAAAGACGTGTGCAGCTATGCATGGGCCTACTGAAGCCATTCAAGGTCCTCCTACTGGATGAAGTAACAGTAGACCTCGACGTCGTAGCCAGAGCACAGCTTCTTAAATTCCTACAGCTCGAAACAGAATCCCGCAACTGCAGCGTCATCTACGCAACCCACATCTTTGATGGCCTCTCCACCTGGCCTAACAGAATAATTCATCTCGCTAAAggtcaaatttttcacgATCTCATGTACACAGATGATATCGAATTTACTCAGCACTCAGACACGGACGATATCGTGAAAAAAACCGACCACAAATTCAAGATAGCGAAAACTAAAAGCCTCCACCCATTGGCCCTATCATGGCTCTCTCACGATGAAGGGAAATAGGTATAAACCAATAAATGTTCCGCACCCCTCTCAGCAATCACAAAACTGCACCTTTTGTTGCTCAAACGCACGCGGTATAATGTAGCTTAATAAGCATGCGCGcgtttcttcaaaaatctTTAACGGTTTTAAGTATACGTTCAGGCCCACCAATGCCCCTTCACGGATCGCAGTCCACCTCCCTAACAAATATAATTATAACAAACCTCGAACTTTACAGCCTAACCAGAACACCCCATATCTCTACAAATTACTACATACCAGCTTTTACTAATACTTCCTCAGCTCGTCCAGAACGACACTTGTTCTGGACGTCCAGTTTGGAGACCCGGTTTCCCCGTAGATAACTTTAATTAACCTTTTAAACCCTGAGACCCTTTCCCAACTTAAATCATGAGCATTCCCATTATCCATCCGGCATTTTAAGTGTGTTCCGTAGAGACGATTTCCGCGGACAGACAAATTTTCGATGCCGTTTACGAAAAGTGAAGAAAAAATCGAGCTCGTTTAACACAGAGAACCCTCGACGAAAGTTTTTATGCAGGCTCGAGCATCTGCGTACCAAATCATCGCGGTCGTTTAGCAAAATAACGTTTCCGTAGGCGAGGACCGATGCAGAATAGTAATGTCaggaaattttttaacAAGCAACTGAAAAGTAAGAGTTTTCGATGTAGGAAGGGATATATTCGTCGTAATTAATTGAATACTTGTTCTTGAATGTTATGCCCACCGCTGGGAATTAATTGAGTATTTAAACAGGGAAAGACAAATCCGTTTAATATTAAGTATAGGATATAAGCGAGCGATGGACTTAGTGTTGGAAGTTTGTGATTCTTATGTGTTTGATTCTTTGTATGCGAACTTGTTCCCTGTTCCAGCATCGAAGCAATGGTCGGATGGGTGGCCTGTAGGTCTATGGAATGGGGGGGGGGCCTGGAATGACAGCTCCACAGGATATTTTTCTAGGCTAGGTGCGATAGGGGGCAAGCCTCGAGAAGTGTACGGGCATCGGCCGTACCTTTTTGAGATGGGGGATTTAGCACATCAGTCTTTACTTCCTAGATACAATGTAATACGGCAAAGTGTTAGTTTATTCATTTTGGTGACAATATTTGGATGGCTGCTCTATCTTGGTGTTGCTACCTTTTCgtatgtttttatttttgataaatcGGTTTTCAACCATCCACGGTACCTGAAAAATCAGATGGCTATGGAACTTAAACAGGCACTGAGCGCTATTCCACATATGGCGCTATTAACGATTCCGTGGTTTCTGCTGGAACTGCACGGATTTTCACATCTGTATATGGGTATTGATTATGCGAATTATGGATTGCACTATTTAGTGCTGGAATGCTTCACGTTTATACTTTTCACTGATTTTGGTGTGTATTTGCTGCACAGGTGGCTACATTGGCCTTCGGTGTACAAGCTTCTGCACAAAAAACACCACAAGTGGTTGGTATGCACGCCCTATGCATCACATGCGTTCCATCCCGTGGACGGTTATATCCAATCGCTTCCATACCACATGTATCCATTCCTGTTTCCGCTCCACAAAGTATTGTACCTCATCCTCTTCACTTTTGTTAATCTGTGGACTGTGATGATCCACGGCAGCGAGTTCCTCACCAATGACCCAGTAATTAATGGAGTGGCCTGCCACACTGTCCATCACCTTTATTTCAACTATAACTACGGACAATTCACAACCTTGTGTGATAGACTTGGGGGTTCGTTCAGACAACCCGATAAAGAGCTGTTCGATCCtaaattgaaaaaggacAGATCCGTGTGGGAGAAGCAATTGCAAGAAGTTGACAGGATGATTGAAATGGTGGACGGTGTTGGTGATGACAGAGTTTATGAATAGTATTTAGTTGTGCCACTACAAAGAAGACATCCAACCCTTAACCTTCCAATCTCATAGTTGTTTTCTTGCCTCTTCCCATCATTATTAATGCTAGAAGAGATCTATTATAAATTAATTTTACCAGTTCTACCAAATTCACTTAATTTACCAGTTCTACCAAATCCACTTAATTTACCAGTACTTTACTTCTATGTAATATTTTACTTACTTTAACATTTATTGCGTTTGCTCATCTCTCCTCCCACTGTTGCCAAGTAACTTCTCACTAACGCAGCGAACAGAACGGTAGCTAATAGGAAGGCTAGTTACGGGAGCGAGCTCCAAGACAATTCAAGTCAATATAGAATACATACagctttaaatatatactCCACAGTCAGCTCTATTGGAGTTGATCATAAGCCACTATTTTTGCCTTTTTAGATCATTCTCAGGCAACAAATCAAACCGGCACTAAGGATCGcgagaaaaacaaaaaagctTGAAAAGTGCTTTATTGGAACAAACCACCGGCAAGTAGTTTTCCATGTAGCTATTCCaaataaaagatgaagGCTGTTGACATAAATGACTGACCTGAATACCCCTAAAATTATCTGCACTACTAGATACGCCAGAATACAACTGCTGGAAGATAAAAGTGTAGCAAAATCTGTCAAAATAGAAAGCCAATGTGCGCCCCATGACGTGGAAACGGAACTGCGAATCCTTGAGTCTTGCCACCATCCACACATTATCCCTGTCCTGTCCTCAAAATTGGAGCAGGGCATTCTTGAAATAAGAATGCCCCACATCGAATTGGATCTTTACCAGTTTATGAAAAGCCATTACCGCacaaaacaacaacggGCATATCTGGATTCTCTGCTATCTTTATCCGAGGGCGCATTGGCATTAGGTGGTGTTAAAATAAGAAAAAATCACTTGAGCATTGAACGTACCTTAAAAATAATTACTCAGATTGCAGATGCCATTGCTTACATTCATGATCTGGGCATTATCCACCGCGACATTAAGCCTCAAAACGTCCTCATAAACCCAAATACTGATCACATCTACTTAATTGACTTTGGTATCGCCTACGACACCACTCCTACCGCCCATCACAAATATAGCGAAACTGACAACAATAAGATCCACGACGTATCTACCTCCATATACAAGGCCCCAGAGCTCATGTTCAGTGTCCGCAATTACAGCCTCCCCGTCGACATCTGGTCCTTCGCCGTGCTCATCTCACAACTTTTCCAGGACCAAATCGAAACCAAATCTGCCTCCATACCCGCATTCGTCGACGATGGAAGCGAAGAACTCGACGCCGGAACCGACATCAGAGCAATCATGTCCGTCTTCCACCACCTGGGAATCCCCTCCCAACAGCAATGGCCACAAGTGGTCAAATACGGCAGCGGTGGCTTCGTCGGCATCTTCGGAACACAAGGCGATGGGAACTACATCTTCGAAAAACCTTGGCAAGATCAGCTCGCCCGTGTCGAACTAATGTTCCCCCGTTTAAAAGAAGTCCCACAATACCAACAACTCGCAAAACTCCTGCTCCACATGCTCCTCTTCGACACCGAAAAACGCATCACCGCAAACGAAACCTTCAAAACCTTACAATCCCTCCTTCCTCACCAATAAAACTCATCACACTTTCTGTCCTTCCGACTTACCGTCTCTGCCACCCTGACGCCCCCCTCCCCTACTAGCTACTACTTACATATTCCTTATAGCTACCCTTACTTACTCTCGAACCTGCATACTCCTCTCCCACTCTAAAAACTGATTGAGTTTCCGAACTCGCTCCAATTCCGctgaaacaacaacaacctGCCGCCGAACCCCATCATCAACACCACCACCCCGCTCCTGCGACCCCGGAGGCGAAGTCTTGAGTTTCTTCTGATGCCCAGAAATCGGTGTATTAGGCGACCGCTTGCTCATCACAACCAGCCACTATTCCTTATTTTTCCTTATAACACTCTACGTCTTCAAAACTACTGCTTTTTCCCTCCAAAAACGATGCAATCTATCTCGCCCCGCTCACACCCTCAAGTTTCCTTTCCCACGCAgaacaaaaaccaaaaacaaaaccaaaacaaaacttcaACACTCCTACAAAAGAACAAATATAAAGGAAATCCAACTTTTACAATCCTCTTGCTCTCTATCTGCCCGTCACGCTCTCTCTGACCAACCTATCGCAAATTTCAATGCCCTTGTTTATCacttaaaaaaataaaactatAAGCTCctcttctctctctctctctctctctctctctctctctctctctaTGAAAACACatacaacaacaaagcTAACTAActgaaaccaaaaaaccgTAAAGGAGAGAAGCCATGGCCGTTCTTGATGTTTCCGAACCGCCTCACGCCGCAGCAGCACGCCACAAGAAGAGCCAATCCGGGTAACGCCAACACCCACACCAACGGGAAATAAAGAAACGTGATCCCGGAGCTACACAGGAACCGCAGTGCGGCATTACGCTGTGGTTTGCGATTCCTGTGCAGGAACCTATTGTGATTTAGGTTGGCCAAGATTGGCCAGGTCATTGGCGTCCATTGTGTTTTTCTCCTTTTGGTTTTGGCCGGGGCGTTGGGCAGCGCAGGCATACGGTGCGGACGTATTGTTTGGTGGGCGGGGGCAGCGGCTACCGCGGCAGCATCctcttctctctttccTCCTCGGTGCGAATACGAGGCACGTGACCCATACTCGGGGACGGCGCACGCACGTGCGTGCGCGTTTCTGAGCGAAAATGGGAACAATCTGTTTTAGGTTTCCGTATTATGCAAGATTTGAAAGCTCTTGCACTCTCGAGAACAATTGTGGTAACGATAGAGAGGAAAACAAGCGAGTGCAACGAGTTGCTGCGAGTTGCTGCGAGCTAGAGCTATAACAAAGCAGTGGGTTTGGGAAGCTTTGATACAGAGAGCCGGGCccagaggaagaagaaggctGAAATGTTTGTTTGGGTTCGGATGGTCTGCAGGAAGTTGAGTATGGTGGAGAAGCGGATTAGATCCGTGTTGGTGCTTTCGGTCACAGTATCCCTTCTTTTCTATTATACGTTTGAGAATGAGATAGATATGTTGAATTCGTATGCAGAGACGGAGTTGCTGCCGCAGATTAGCCGGGGGAATGTGCATGGGGGAGGTGGCGGTGATGGGGTATTGAAGGATGAAGGGATTGGCCGTGGCATTGAGGATGGGGCCAGTGAACTGAGTGATGTGGAGACGGTGGTGCAGAAGAATCGGTATTTCCCGTTACTTTTGGAGCATTGGGAGATGTGGGAGTCGGAGGTAGCGAGACCTGCACTGCCGAAGCAGCTGAACTACTGGACGATTCTGCCCAAGGTGTTTCTCAAGACGGGCGGTGGCGGGGTTAAGCAGGATGAGGACCGGACGCTTGTGTCGCGGGGAGTGGTGCAGGCGGACCATGATGGGGCAGGGACGGGTGAGGACAAGATGAAGCTGGCAGCGATAAAGGCCGTGTTTGACAAAGATTGGGAGCTGTATAAGCAGTCTGCATGGGGCCACGATTATGTACGGCCTCTGTCGCGGGCGGCTACGGATAGCACGCATTTTGCAACCACGATGATTCTGTCGCTTGAGGCACATTACCTAATGGGCGCGCAGGATGAGGTGTCACATATTCTAGAGTATCTTTCGACGTTCAACTTTGAGCTGGGGGGGTTGCCTGCCCAGTGGAAGGCAACCACAGATCCCACACTGGGCGCTCTGCTGGGTGCCTACGAGCTAATACAGAACCCGATCCTGTTAGAGAAAGCGGAGGAGCTGGCCAATATAATCATACATGCATTTGATACACCTCCATTTGTTCCCCTGGTGCCATTCGACGTCCACTCACCATTAAGAAACCGGTACCCTTATCGCAGAAGTGCTGTGGCAGAATTAGCTGGGGTGAGCGTTGAATTCACTCGGCTCACTCAGCTAACAAAAAACCCAAAATACTTCAATGCTGTCTATAATATGTACTCCATGGCCCGTAACTCCAACGGTCATTTTGACCTTCCTGGCCTTATAACAGACTTTGTGGATCCTAGTGGTTGTGAACTTGCTACTATTGGTGATGACAACGCAGCTGCCGCGGGTATGAAGACTATATACAATGGCAAATACGTCAATTGCCTTTCTGTCAACGCATTCCAATACCCTGCAGGGACTCACAACACTGGGGCCGATAATGCCGTCTCAGATGCCGCATGGGTTCACGAAAATCGCGTAGAATATTATTCCTGGGATGGGCTGGAAGCTTGGTACAGAAGCTTGCTGGAAATGTCTCAATTGATAGTGGATCCAGAATTTTCGGAGAAATTTGGCAAAATGTTCACAGACGCTATGAATGCCATAATCAAATACATGCTTTTTGAACCAGCTCTCCCAAAACCCAACAGTAGCGAGAAGACCCCTCAGAGTCAAATCAGGCTGTTGAGTTCCGTGAGAACATGGTCTCACGACGAAGTACTGGAGCACTCGAATATTGTCAAAGTAATGCGGCAGTTTGATATGTCCTCCAAAAGTTGTTCCTTTCCTGGAATGTTAGCTCTAGCTTCCAAAGTCTTTCCAGAGTTTGAAACTCAATACATCACCGCGGCAAAAGAAGTGCTGGAAGGGTGTTTCCGGATCCACGATATCCTCGGCGTCATCCCGTCCAGCCTTCATTTGGATGTGTGCCCAGAGCCTGGCTGCTTCTTTGATAGCGATGCTAAACgtcaaaaaataaaagacGGATACTACAATGAAAACAATGGGAAAAAGGCAATAGTTGACGGTATCAAAATAACGCAGAGTTCCAAAGATAGGCTGCAGGATGACGATTCTGAGGAAGAGCAACAAGAGGCACAATACGTCTTTGTGGATGGGGCACTGCCATATACACTGAACCTAGAGTCTTGGGACGAAAACCGTCCTCTTTTCATAAATGCCTGGAATAATACGTACAACCTCGACAGCAATCTAGTAGAAAGCTTATTCTACATGTACCGCATCACCGGAGATTCCTCATGGAGACAGGTCTCCTGGAGCCTGTGGGAATCGACAATGAACAAACTAACAGAACATAGCGCTAAAGGTTataaagaattaaaaaCGTCGACTTACGAAGATGTCTTCCTAGATACCCGAGCAGATCAAATGCCCCCAGAAtggttttcaaaaacattAAAGTACTACTATCTGATGTTCAGTAACGAGTCTCAGGTTGCAAACTTAAATGAATGGATCATCTCTTCTAAAGGAAATATGTTTCACAAACCCACgtaaataaaaataaataaaaagtgagttgaaaaaaatcgaaaaatCGAAAATCGAAAAAAACCTAAATAACTTGTATGGGGGTTTATTGtcaataaaagaaatatcaaatttTCTATTAGAGGTTCCATAATTGTCTATCGATTAGTTAAATTAATACTTTTGAAGTTAACAacactattattatcaattatTACCAATTGGAGATATTGGGTGAAGCGTCTGTGAATGTCTTTCTAGAAAGTAGTTGTTTTATCTGTTTCACTTCCTTCCTCAATGATCCAACCTCCGCAGTCAAGTTATGAAGCATTTGCAATAAGTGCTCTTCCATAGGTGATATGGGTATGTTGCCATGGGGGTATTGCTGAGATGTAGTAGTTGTAACAGCTGTAAACGTCGGCGCCAAGGTGTTCTGCTGTTCTTGGGTGTACTGATCTTGCGACTGCGGAGCATTCAACGTTGCagacgacgacgacgaagaTGACGAAGGCACCTGTTGCTCGCGGAGTATGATATTTCCCTCTGGGTTAAAGTCAAAGGAGTCTAAGAGAACCTTTAGTAGCTTGTCCAATTCGTCGTGTGGACGAGGGGGCAGTTGGGCAGCGAATCTTTTGCTAGTCTTTTTGTATAAGAGATTAAATCTATCTCTGCACTGTCTGGTATTTCTGGAGATGTGTGACTCTCGGTACAGCTGGTCGCTAATCCACTGCCAAAATTTGCGTCGAGGACTGGATATAAACTGTGGGTCCGTCAACTGATGTTTGCTGTCGATGAGGATGTGCAGCAATGAAACATCCTCGTGAGGTTTCCATGTAGTCCTGACGTACTTGGGTAACTTgtagttattattattagaaacGACTGTGTCTTGCTGTCTGCTTTGGGGTGAGGGTAGAAGTTGGGGAGCTGATACAGAT contains these protein-coding regions:
- the CAF16 gene encoding putative ATP-binding cassette family ATPase CAF16 (similar to Ashbya gossypii AFR152C); translated protein: MHISPPSPTTSQKPDTMTLAVEVRDLTYRFPNAPSDSLTGINLSIPWKTCTLICGSNGAGKSTLLKLLSGKHLCLTGNIKVDNRDPFAPTNTSANSGLMMTTYLGTEWCHMSIINRDIGVQELLESIGLQYYKERGLSLIKILGVDLCWRMHQLSDGQKRRVQLCMGLLKPFKVLLLDEVTVDLDVVARAQLLKFLQLETESRNCSVIYATHIFDGLSTWPNRIIHLAKGQIFHDLMYTDDIEFTQHSDTDDIVKKTDHKFKIAKTKSLHPLALSWLSHDEGK
- the ERG3 gene encoding C-5 sterol desaturase (similar to Ashbya gossypii AFR151C), whose amino-acid sequence is MDLVLEVCDSYVFDSLYANLFPVPASKQWSDGWPVGLWNGGGAWNDSSTGYFSRLGAIGGKPREVYGHRPYLFEMGDLAHQSLLPRYNVIRQSVSLFILVTIFGWLLYLGVATFSYVFIFDKSVFNHPRYLKNQMAMELKQALSAIPHMALLTIPWFLLELHGFSHLYMGIDYANYGLHYLVLECFTFILFTDFGVYLLHRWLHWPSVYKLLHKKHHKWLVCTPYASHAFHPVDGYIQSLPYHMYPFLFPLHKVLYLILFTFVNLWTVMIHGSEFLTNDPVINGVACHTVHHLYFNYNYGQFTTLCDRLGGSFRQPDKELFDPKLKKDRSVWEKQLQEVDRMIEMVDGVGDDRVYE
- the CAK1 gene encoding cyclin-dependent protein kinase-activating kinase CAK1 (similar to Ashbya gossypii AFR150C), which gives rise to MTDLNTPKIICTTRYARIQLLEDKSVAKSVKIESQCAPHDVETELRILESCHHPHIIPVLSSKLEQGILEIRMPHIELDLYQFMKSHYRTKQQRAYLDSLLSLSEGALALGGVKIRKNHLSIERTLKIITQIADAIAYIHDLGIIHRDIKPQNVLINPNTDHIYLIDFGIAYDTTPTAHHKYSETDNNKIHDVSTSIYKAPELMFSVRNYSLPVDIWSFAVLISQLFQDQIETKSASIPAFVDDGSEELDAGTDIRAIMSVFHHLGIPSQQQWPQVVKYGSGGFVGIFGTQGDGNYIFEKPWQDQLARVELMFPRLKEVPQYQQLAKLLLHMLLFDTEKRITANETFKTLQSLLPHQ
- the MNL2 gene encoding putative mannosidase MNL2 (similar to Ashbya gossypii ACR213W), whose amino-acid sequence is MFVWVRMVCRKLSMVEKRIRSVLVLSVTVSLLFYYTFENEIDMLNSYAETELLPQISRGNVHGGGGGDGVLKDEGIGRGIEDGASELSDVETVVQKNRYFPLLLEHWEMWESEVARPALPKQLNYWTILPKVFLKTGGGGVKQDEDRTLVSRGVVQADHDGAGTGEDKMKLAAIKAVFDKDWELYKQSAWGHDYVRPLSRAATDSTHFATTMILSLEAHYLMGAQDEVSHILEYLSTFNFELGGLPAQWKATTDPTLGALLGAYELIQNPILLEKAEELANIIIHAFDTPPFVPLVPFDVHSPLRNRYPYRRSAVAELAGVSVEFTRLTQLTKNPKYFNAVYNMYSMARNSNGHFDLPGLITDFVDPSGCELATIGDDNAAAAGMKTIYNGKYVNCLSVNAFQYPAGTHNTGADNAVSDAAWVHENRVEYYSWDGLEAWYRSLLEMSQLIVDPEFSEKFGKMFTDAMNAIIKYMLFEPALPKPNSSEKTPQSQIRLLSSVRTWSHDEVLEHSNIVKVMRQFDMSSKSCSFPGMLALASKVFPEFETQYITAAKEVLEGCFRIHDILGVIPSSLHLDVCPEPGCFFDSDAKRQKIKDGYYNENNGKKAIVDGIKITQSSKDRLQDDDSEEEQQEAQYVFVDGALPYTLNLESWDENRPLFINAWNNTYNLDSNLVESLFYMYRITGDSSWRQVSWSLWESTMNKLTEHSAKGYKELKTSTYEDVFLDTRADQMPPEWFSKTLKYYYLMFSNESQVANLNEWIISSKGNMFHKPT
- the RPI1 gene encoding Rpi1p (similar to Ashbya gossypii ACR214C), translating into MNRDHLLLNTYRSNSTSASSNVPYEHSATIKLPPLTNHHVQHPHDISPQNASTRTGMSSPIAPTPQFNAGTVAPQSVSAPQLLPSPQSRQQDTVVSNNNNYKLPKYVRTTWKPHEDVSLLHILIDSKHQLTDPQFISSPRRKFWQWISDQLYRESHISRNTRQCRDRFNLLYKKTSKRFAAQLPPRPHDELDKLLKVLLDSFDFNPEGNIILREQQVPSSSSSSSSATLNAPQSQDQYTQEQQNTLAPTFTAVTTTTSQQYPHGNIPISPMEEHLLQMLHNLTAEVGSLRKEVKQIKQLLSRKTFTDASPNISNW